The following proteins are co-located in the Ignavibacteriota bacterium genome:
- a CDS encoding ABC transporter permease translates to MSRFAFIGAVMYREFKVRTTSLTWILFDMAVPLFHLLLFGIGLNTAFTTGVAVSGSTVSYSTFFLAGVLSMSGFGLAMNASWGFFSDRDNGIFYEFLTYPMTRGEFLLGKNLFYACFTTVQASITLGIGALLLAIPVRWDMLPLLLAANIVFTAGWFFFLSLFALRIRRNDMYNTIINVLYFVLMFASSMFFPLDNAPGWLRAVALANPLTWSTDTLRHLSVGIGDPDRILLYAGAFLAFSVVGFIAAVRSLRSAA, encoded by the coding sequence ATGAGCCGCTTCGCCTTCATCGGCGCGGTGATGTACCGCGAATTCAAGGTGCGCACCACCAGTCTCACCTGGATACTGTTCGACATGGCCGTGCCGCTGTTCCATCTGCTGCTGTTCGGCATCGGACTCAACACCGCCTTCACGACGGGGGTCGCGGTGTCGGGCAGCACCGTGTCGTACAGCACATTTTTCCTCGCCGGCGTACTCTCGATGTCGGGCTTCGGACTCGCGATGAACGCATCGTGGGGATTTTTCTCGGACCGCGACAACGGCATCTTCTATGAGTTCCTCACATACCCGATGACGCGCGGTGAATTCCTGCTCGGAAAAAACCTCTTCTACGCGTGTTTTACCACGGTGCAGGCCTCGATCACGCTGGGCATCGGCGCGCTGCTGCTCGCCATCCCGGTGCGCTGGGACATGCTGCCCCTGCTGCTCGCGGCGAACATCGTGTTCACGGCGGGCTGGTTCTTTTTCCTCTCGCTGTTCGCGCTGCGTATCCGGCGCAACGACATGTACAACACCATCATCAACGTGTTGTACTTCGTGCTGATGTTCGCAAGCAGCATGTTTTTTCCGCTCGACAACGCGCCCGGCTGGCTCCGCGCGGTCGCGCTCGCGAATCCCCTTACCTGGAGCACCGACACACTGCGGCACCTCTCCGTGGGTATCGGAGATCCGGACCGGATACTCCTTTATGCGGGCGCCTTTCTCGCCTTCTCCGTCGTCGGCTTCATCGCCGCCGTCCGCTCCCTGCGCAGCGCCGCGTGA
- a CDS encoding ABC transporter ATP-binding protein: MDSPAIDVQDLVKIYNPGKPDEVRALDGLSFRVPRGSIFGLLGPNGAGKSTLLKILTTLLPHSSGRVSVMGHDVRRDPLAVRRNICIVLQQNAVEQFLSVEDNFKTFGRFHGLSAREVAERSERLYDVFGLEAERTQKVIDLSGGFKRRVQVAKVFMIDAPVIFLDEATTGMDPINKRATMDAVASEAKRGRTVVLTTHLLEEAEELCDTILFINKGRAVLEGDLYTIKARAHAIVDVSATFERIDDGLAARIRALPSLRTQIIGSTAVLTVNADAQPPYPLLGSLLALGTALTFEVRGATLEDVFLDVMREETP, encoded by the coding sequence ATGGACTCCCCCGCTATCGACGTACAGGATCTCGTCAAGATCTATAATCCCGGCAAGCCCGACGAGGTGCGCGCGCTCGACGGACTGTCGTTCCGCGTGCCGCGCGGCAGCATCTTCGGTCTGCTCGGACCAAACGGCGCGGGCAAGTCGACGCTGTTAAAAATTCTGACCACTCTGCTGCCGCACAGCAGCGGACGCGTGTCGGTGATGGGCCATGACGTGCGCCGCGATCCCCTTGCGGTGCGCCGCAACATCTGCATCGTGCTGCAGCAAAACGCCGTGGAGCAGTTCCTTTCGGTCGAGGACAATTTCAAGACTTTCGGGCGCTTCCACGGCCTCAGCGCGCGGGAGGTGGCCGAGCGCAGCGAACGTCTCTATGACGTGTTCGGACTCGAGGCCGAACGCACGCAGAAAGTGATAGACCTGAGCGGCGGCTTCAAGCGGCGTGTGCAGGTGGCGAAGGTGTTCATGATCGACGCCCCCGTGATCTTTCTCGACGAAGCCACGACAGGCATGGATCCGATCAACAAACGCGCGACGATGGACGCCGTGGCGAGCGAGGCGAAACGCGGGCGCACCGTGGTGCTGACCACACACCTGCTCGAGGAGGCCGAGGAACTCTGCGACACCATTCTCTTCATCAACAAGGGCCGCGCGGTGCTCGAGGGCGATCTGTACACGATCAAGGCGCGCGCACACGCCATCGTGGACGTCAGCGCCACCTTCGAACGCATCGACGATGGGCTCGCCGCCCGCATCCGCGCTCTGCCCTCCCTGCGCACACAGATCATCGGAAGCACGGCGGTGCTCACCGTCAACGCCGACGCGCAGCCGCCCTATCCCCTGCTCGGCAGTCTGCTCGCGCTCGGCACCGCACTCACCTTCGAGGTGCGCGGCGCGACACTCGAGGACGTGTTCCTCGACGTGATGCGGGAGGAGACGCCATGA
- a CDS encoding HigA family addiction module antidote protein: MADYNKKLPPVHPGEILLHEFLIPFEISQYRLAKDIAVPPRRINEIVLGKRGITADTAVRLAAFFDVSPLFWMNLQVRYDIERAEEELVHVVAESIQPYVSTRRSHKR; this comes from the coding sequence ATGGCTGATTACAATAAAAAGCTGCCCCCAGTGCACCCGGGCGAAATCCTGCTGCACGAATTTCTCATCCCGTTTGAAATCTCACAGTATCGTCTCGCGAAAGACATCGCGGTTCCTCCTCGTCGCATCAATGAGATTGTCCTCGGGAAACGCGGTATCACCGCGGATACGGCCGTCCGTCTTGCGGCATTCTTCGACGTATCGCCGCTGTTTTGGATGAACCTGCAGGTACGGTACGATATTGAGCGTGCCGAAGAGGAACTTGTACATGTGGTGGCGGAGTCGATCCAGCCCTACGTCTCCACCAGAAGGAGCCATAAGAGGTGA
- a CDS encoding WYL domain-containing transcriptional regulator, protein MHEQLTRIKRQIELIGLAVHTDTGITIDGLAEMYGCEQLTIKRDLSALRAQGVDIHSTRRSGVQLTGQLERRRIQEFIIQYLAITMSDSAVDKATATMVQRLDTRALGLVVALQRCVETSTMVVIDYEKEAGDIETGRALCPLLLFESDGLWRLLAQHDGHIKQYHLHKILAARVTAKPFVRVSQKVIDDMFRHSFRSWIGTEAHEVRIELSPLWARRIKPRQLFDSQIVEQRDDGSIVFETIVNSLEEIASWVVSRGAGVRVLAPDALRERVCELARGALSNY, encoded by the coding sequence ATGCACGAACAACTGACCAGGATCAAACGGCAGATCGAATTGATAGGCCTCGCCGTACACACCGACACGGGCATCACGATAGACGGGTTGGCCGAGATGTACGGCTGCGAGCAACTGACCATCAAGCGCGACCTCAGCGCCCTGCGCGCGCAGGGAGTGGACATCCATTCCACGCGCAGGAGCGGCGTACAGCTCACCGGACAGCTCGAGCGGCGCCGCATTCAGGAATTCATCATCCAGTACCTCGCAATAACGATGTCCGACAGCGCCGTCGACAAGGCCACCGCGACGATGGTGCAACGTCTGGACACGCGCGCGCTGGGACTCGTCGTGGCGCTGCAGCGCTGCGTGGAGACCTCGACGATGGTGGTGATCGACTACGAGAAGGAGGCCGGCGACATCGAGACCGGGCGCGCGCTGTGTCCGCTGCTCCTCTTCGAGAGCGACGGCCTCTGGCGTCTGCTCGCGCAGCACGACGGGCACATCAAGCAGTACCACCTGCACAAGATCCTCGCTGCGCGCGTCACGGCCAAGCCCTTCGTGCGCGTGTCGCAGAAGGTGATCGACGACATGTTCCGCCATTCGTTCCGGAGCTGGATCGGCACCGAGGCGCACGAGGTGCGCATCGAACTGTCGCCGCTCTGGGCACGCCGCATCAAGCCGCGGCAGCTCTTTGATTCACAGATCGTGGAGCAGCGCGACGACGGCTCGATCGTGTTCGAGACCATCGTCAATTCGCTCGAGGAAATCGCCTCGTGGGTGGTGAGCCGCGGCGCGGGCGTGCGTGTGCTTGCGCCCGATGCGCTGAGGGAGCGCGTGTGCGAACTGGCGCGCGGCGCTCTGTCGAACTACTGA
- a CDS encoding L,D-transpeptidase family protein: MLRRIFVLCVLLVAAVSAQNAAQRAVRETPRVAAARRATDSALTAAVRAAGVTRATLRLYLRVFKEERVVEVWAQRGDGCVKLRQYRICGTSGEAGPKNEEGDGQIPEGCYTIDLFNPWSSYHLSMRIDYPNAADRARNPRTRRLGGDIYIHGMCVSIGCISISTEEIQELYILCSDARRAGQRGIPVHVFPCRMQGDVYDVLRKNARNDADLLRFWTGLETVYTAFEAEKSVPRVTTTPHGSYTVRTR, encoded by the coding sequence ATGCTACGACGAATCTTTGTGCTCTGTGTGCTGCTCGTGGCGGCTGTGTCGGCGCAGAACGCGGCGCAGCGCGCCGTCCGTGAAACACCGCGTGTCGCGGCGGCTCGCCGTGCCACCGATTCGGCGCTCACAGCGGCCGTGCGCGCCGCGGGTGTGACACGCGCCACCCTGCGGCTCTATCTGCGCGTGTTCAAGGAGGAGCGCGTGGTGGAGGTGTGGGCGCAGCGCGGGGACGGGTGTGTGAAGCTGCGACAGTACCGGATCTGCGGAACGTCGGGCGAAGCGGGCCCGAAAAACGAGGAGGGCGACGGCCAGATCCCCGAGGGGTGTTATACGATCGACCTCTTTAATCCGTGGAGCAGCTACCACCTCTCCATGCGCATCGATTACCCCAACGCGGCCGACCGCGCGCGGAATCCGCGCACGCGGCGTCTCGGTGGCGACATCTACATACACGGCATGTGTGTCAGTATCGGCTGCATCTCGATCAGCACCGAGGAAATACAGGAGCTATACATCCTGTGTTCCGACGCGCGCCGCGCCGGCCAGCGCGGCATTCCCGTCCACGTCTTCCCGTGCAGAATGCAGGGTGATGTGTACGACGTGCTTCGCAAGAATGCTCGGAATGATGCCGACCTGCTGCGTTTCTGGACCGGACTCGAAACAGTGTACACAGCTTTCGAGGCGGAAAAGTCCGTGCCGCGCGTCACTACAACACCCCACGGCTCCTACACCGTTCGTACTCGCTGA